From a single Bacillus pumilus genomic region:
- a CDS encoding Ig-like domain-containing protein: MKKIMFAFFLSLLLVFPTFAHAEETGAVPASVQVTSVTAADSGLVNYGYGSKYRVGSYYPATFKGTLKDASGNLMPNQPIQLYFEAAIKSYAQTATGTTDVNGQFSLTFQVPAGAGYQSYNNAGWSTHYYDIVPVTFTSNDIKLSSNVTSVYHLAYTSRY, from the coding sequence ATGAAAAAAATCATGTTTGCTTTCTTTCTATCATTGCTTCTCGTATTCCCAACATTTGCACATGCAGAGGAAACAGGAGCAGTACCAGCATCCGTTCAAGTAACAAGTGTCACAGCAGCCGATAGTGGTTTAGTGAATTACGGCTATGGCAGTAAATATCGCGTGGGTTCTTATTATCCAGCTACGTTTAAAGGAACGCTAAAAGATGCAAGTGGAAATCTCATGCCCAATCAGCCGATCCAGCTTTATTTTGAAGCAGCAATCAAATCATATGCTCAAACAGCGACAGGCACAACAGACGTAAATGGACAATTTTCACTGACGTTTCAAGTTCCTGCCGGTGCAGGCTACCAATCATACAATAATGCAGGCTGGTCTACACATTACTACGATATCGTTCCAGTGACGTTCACTTCAAACGACATCAAGCTTTCTTCAAATGTCACAAGTGT